Genomic window (Roseivirga sp. 4D4):
CCATGGAATCTTCTGAACATAGGCTTGTAGAATTTCAATAGCCAGAGGCTCGTCATCTACTATTAGACATTTTATGTTCTCCATTTACTTGATGGTTAATGTTACTTTAAAACTATCAGACGATTCATTCACCGACAATGTGTGCTTTCCTTTGTATATGAGGTCTAATCTTCTTTTGATATTCTCAAGCCCAATACCCCCCACTTGATCCTTATTCACTGACATTCCCGAAGGAGGTAATGGGTTGGTAACTTCATAAACGAGTTTTGTACCAACAACTAGCCTAATGCGAATCGCCCCTTTTCTATTTAAGTCAAAGCCATGTTTGAATGCATTTTCTACAAAGGGCAACAAGATTAGAGGAGCAATTTGTCTTCGACTTATATCTCCTTCAAAAGAGAAGTCCACTATCTCCTCCGATTTAAATCGTAACTCTTGGAGGGCCACAAAGCTTTTGAGATGCTGTACCTCGTGCTCTAAGGGAACAAAATCCACGTCTGACTCATAGATCATATATCGCATAAGATCTGACAGTTTCATGATCGCCTCAGGAGCACCATCTGACTTCTTATATGCTAGTGTATGAATGTTATTGAGTGTATTGAAAAGAAAGTGCGGATTGATCTGTGACTTCAAAAAGGCGAGTTCACTGGATAGGTTTTGATTCTCCAATTCTCTCCGAATACGCTCGTTTTCAAACCAATCAAAGGTGAATTTACCGATACCCGCCATGGCGACAACAAACAGCGCTGCTAATGCGCGGATAAAAAAAACGACCTGAAATTCACCTGCTGCGATATTAGACAATGGCGTTGCATTCTCTGGGTACAGCCATAAGAACACATAATCTAATCCATAGCGACTTAATGGGTAGTTCAGAACAATGACCACAGTAATCAAAATGAACTTCCAGACCTTCCTGCCTACAAGCAATCGAGGAATTGCCCTCAAATAGTAATAGTAAAAAACGGGCAGATCCGTTAGAAGAATGGAAAAGAGAAAGAGAAGCGTAAATGTTTGACTACTTACGCGCTGTACATAAGTCGTATTATAAAACGATAAGTAAAGGACCCACGCTAGAACGTGGATAGCGACTACTGTTACTTGTCTATGATGAAGGCTCAACCACTTTTTCAGTGAAGACATAAGCTAAAAATAGTGTATTCTTTTCTTCCGGAATACTCATTGGTATTCGTCTAAAATGACGTAGCATAATTGATAGATGTTCAATTCCATTTGATATAGAAAACCCTCCAAGTGGTCGAGTAAAAAAATATGAAGTTATCAAAAGTAGCTTATTGCCCGTCATCTGATCAAACAGCAAAACTATGTCACAACCAATCATTCAGACCCATGGGCTTGACTTCTATTTCAAAGACTTCAAGGCACTGGATCAAATCAACCTTAAAGTTCCTAAGGGAAGCATTTATGGTTTTCTTGGTCCTAATGGTGCTGGTAAAACAACTACTATCCGAGTCTTACTCGACTTATTTCATCCAAAGGTTAACCAAGTCAAAATCTTTGGTAAAGAGCTCAGGGCGAATAAAGTTGAAATTCTCGGCAAGGTTGGGGCCCTCATTGAAAACCCATCGATCTATAAGCACTTAAGTGGAAGACAGAACCTGGAAGTAATTCGAAAAATGGTCGATGTACCCAAAGAACGTATCGATGAAGTGTTGAAGATTGTTCGCTTGATGGATAATGCTGATAAAAAAGCAAAGAACTATTCACTAGGAATGTGTCAAAGACTAGGGCTAGCCGGAGCTCTTTTGACCGATCCAGATCTATTGATTCTTGACGAACCCACCAATGGTTTAGACCCAAGTGGAATTATTGAGATGCGTGAATTGATCATAGAACTGAACAAAGAACATGGGAAGACTATTTTTCTCTCAAGCCACATTCTTTCAGAAATCGAGAAATTGGCAACAGATGTCGCCATTATTGATCAAGGTAAAATCTTATATCAGGGTAAATTAGAAGGGCTTCATCAAGATAACAGCGGTCTTGAATTGATTATTGAAACCAACGAGGTTTCTCAGGCTGCCGAGGTATTGAAATCCATGAACTACACCGTTTCAGAACACAATGGCCGTTCCATTCATATCCCAATCGGAGAAAAACAGGAGGTAGCACAAATCAATAGGGCATTGGTGGATAAGAATCTCGACATATATCAGTTGAAAACCTCCGAACAGAATCTGGAATCAATCTTTTTGAACATCACTAAAAAATTAGATCAATGAATGCTGCAATCGCTTTAAAAAGAGGAATATCAGCTGAGCTATATAAGTTTAGAAGAACCTTCATACTATGGTTTCTGATATTAGGCCCGGCCTTTATACCGGTAATTAATCTAATCATATTCTTAACACGTGGCGAACAGGTAATGGCTAACGGTGGGAACCCATGGCAAATGATACTCCAATTCAGTATTGAGCCAGGTAATTTCTTATTCCCATTCTTTGTGATGATAGTCGCCTTATTTGTCAACAGTATTGAGCACAACTCGAATACCTGGAAATTGATTTATACACAACCTTTATCAAGAGGTGTAATATACCTATCAAAGGTAAAAGTCTTTACTGTGATGATCTTTATGAGCCTAATGCTCTTTGGCATTTTCTCAGTACTGGTTGGCCAAATTGTGGGTGCACTTAAACCTGACCTTGGGTTCGATCAGGCTTTTGACAAGAGCCTCTTCTTCTCATTACCTTTTAAGGTGTTTTTAATGACAATGGGTTATGCCTCTATTCAATTCTGGATGAGTCAAAGATGGAAAAACCTAATGCTACCTTTGGGTATCGGCATTGCAGGTTTTATCTCCATTATGATTTTAGCTCAAGGCTGGAAATATGCCCCCTATCATCCATATGGCTATCAGATCTTAGGTCTCGGTAATGTTAGAGACCCAGAATTCCAAGTTTGGGGAAACATGGAATTTGTTTACAGAAGCCTGGGACTCGCAGTCATCATTTTTCTACTTGGTGGCGTTGAGAAGGTCAGAAAACGAATCATATGATCTATGTTATGAAAAAACATCAACCAAGGATTATCATTTTAATCAGGGTATTCCTTGGCCTAATATTTTTTACCGCTGGCATGTCTAAGCTCTATTTTGAGCATCAATTCCCCGGCCTTATCGGGCCTGTCTGGCTCGAAGAACGACTGGCTGAACATGACTTAGGAATGTATGCTCGATTTATTGCTTGTAGTCAAATTCTGGCTGGATTGCTCCTTTTTACACAACGCTTTGCAACCCTTGGTGCCATTTTATGCTTCCCGATCATACTTAATATTTTTATGGTTACCGTAAGTATGAAATGGCAAGGAACACCTTATGTCAATGCTTTCCTTGTATTACTCAATGCCTGGCTTTTGGCTTATGACTACCACAAACTCAAGTTTATTCTTACGGATAGTTTTGCTGAAGTAAAGAGGGTTCCGCTCGTGCGGAGAAACCTCAGGTCAGATTGGCTTTGGGGGTTTGCAGCAGTTGTAATCATTGCCTCAGTCCCGATTTCTTATTTAAGCCTTGAGTTGGCTTGGGGACTGAGTGCGGCTGGAGTAATTGGCATAATGATCAATCAACTAAACTCCAGAAAAAGAAAAAATGATCAGATAGAAGAAACATACACAAATTCTGATCGTCTTTAAGATATCCCACTTGTGGGATTTTATACATCCAAATCGTGCCCTGGCTGTTACGCGGCTGGGGTTCTTTTTTTATTAGGTGATTAGGTGATTAGGTGATTAGGTGATTAGGTGATTAGGTGATTAGGTGATTAGGTGATTAGGTGATTAGGTGATTAGGTGAAGTTCGAATTCTAGAAAATCAATCCTATTATTCATTATTAATTCTTCATTAAACATTCCAAGAGCTTCTAGCTTCTAGCTTCTAGCTTCTAGCTTCTAGCTTCTAGCTTCTAGCTTCTAGCTTCTAGCTTCTAGCTTCTAGCTTCTAGCTTCTAGCTTCTAGCTTCTAGCTTCTAGCTTCTAGCTTCTAGCGAAAAATAATTCTTAATTCTTAATTCTTAATTCTTAATTCTTAATTCTTAAAAAGGCTTCTTAATTAGAATTTCTAAATTGGTGTGTTAAGAAACACTGGATGACAGAAAATCAGGACATCAAAATCATTAAGGGCTTTGAGCATGTCAAATATGACCATGTGCACTACTCACATGAAGAAATGATAGCCCGTAGCCAAAAATTCTATAAATGGATGGAAACCAGGCGATCAGTTAGAGATTTTTCTGATAAGCCTGTACCTAAAGAAGTCATTGACAACATTCTGCTTTCTGCATCCACAGCTCCATCTGGCGCACATAAACAGCCTTGGACATTCTGCGTAGTGAGCAATCCAGAAATGAAATCCAAAATTCGTGAAGCGGCCGAAAAAGAAGAGTATGAAAGCTATACCAAGCGCATGAGCGATGAATGGCTGGATGACCTGAAGCCAATGGGCACCGATTGGGAAAAGCCATTTCTTGAAATCGCACCATACTTGATCATTGTTTTCAAAAGGCCGTTTGAATATGAGACTGACGGAAAAAAGCGGCAGAATTACTATGTAAACGAATCTGTCGGTCTAGCAGCAGGTATACTCATTACTGCCATTCATGATGCAGGTCTTGTTACGCTTACTCACACCCCTAGTCCAATGAATTTCTTACAAAAGATTCTGGATAGACCAGATAACGAAAGAGCCTTTCTTTTGCTCCCAGTTGGCTATGAAGCCGATGAAGTCTATGTACCGAATAACCGTAGAAAGAGTTTAGATGAAATGGCCGTCTTTTATGATTAAAAGAGGGTTTCTAATATCGCTCCTTTGTCTATACTGTATCGGGCTAAACGCTCAGCGATACCCTAAAAAGAAGATTTTAAAAGACCTTAAAGAACTTCCTGGATTCGAGAACGCTTTTATCGGCTTTACACTTTATGACCCTATAAAAGATAAAGTGATAGCAGAACAATATGCTGATCAATACATGACCCCAGCATCTGTGACCAAACTATTCACCTACGAGGCTGGCAAGAGTTATTTGCCTGATACGCTGCCAGCACTTGAATATGTGATTAAAGGTGACTCCCTCATTTTCTGGAGTACAGGTTACCCACTAACCTTGCACCCTGGTCATCCAGACTCAACTGTGATTGATTTCTTAGCAGAGAGCAACAAAAACCTCTTTTATTGGCCTCGTCCAATTGAAGATGAGCGCTTTGGCCCAGGCTGGGGATGGGATGACTATGCCGGTTACTATGGAGCTGAGAAATCTCTATTTCCGATCTATGGCAATAGTATTGAAGTAATTATAGATAGTGAGAACAGAACCTATTCCACTTCGCCAATCTATACTGGTTTGCGGTTCACCCAAAGTGATTCAATAGGTAAAAGAGCAAAAGTATCACGAGACGAGTTCTGGAACGAATTCGAAATCCAATACAAGGAGCTTCAGGATTCCGATTCGATAACAACCGATACACTCGTTCGTCCTTTTCGATATTCAAATCAACTTTTTCTGGATTTACTAGGTAAAGCCTCAAACAAGAAAATTCGACACATCAATGATTTTGAACGGCCAAACCAATTCAAGACACTCAATGGAGTTCCTTCTGACAGCCTCTACAAATGGATGCTTCAGCCTAGTGATAACCTGTTTGCGGAGCAAATCTTGATGATGGTTAGCGGTACTCTAAGCGATACTTTGAGTACAGGAAGAGGGATACTACAAGATGTTGGAGAGGTTATTACACATTCACATTTCACACTTAAAGAGAAGCTTATTTGGAAAGATGGATCTGGGCTTTCCAGATACAACATGTTCAAGCCTAATGAAATAAAGGACTTACTCAAAAGCCTCGACCTGAACAAAATGACTGAGTTATTACCTCAGGGCCAAAAATCTGGCACTTTGGATGAATGGTATTCACCAAATGTCTACGCAAAAACAGGCACACTCAGTAACAACCACAGTCTTGCGGGCTATCTCAGAACAGACAAGGGAAAGACGTTGATATTTGTGTTAATGGCAAATCACTACACCGCTTCTACCACTACTATCCGTGAAAGCTTCGGCATCATCCTAGAGAAGATCATAAAAGGGTTTTAGGTGATTAGGTGATTAGGTGATTAGGTGATTAGGTGATTAGGTGATTAGGTGATTAGGTGATTAGGTGATTAGGTGATTAGGTGATTAGGTGAAGTTCGAATTCTGGAAAATCAATCCTATTATTCATTATTAATTCTTCATTAAACATTCGAAGAGCTTCTAGCAAAAATTAAACATTCATAATTCCCCTATCACAATTCCATTACCACTCTTAAAAAAGTTAGCTCCGCCTTCAAGTCTGATCATTAAATTGAGGACTTAATTCAACCGAATCATAATGCTTAGAAAATCACTATCCTTTCTATGCGCGATGGTCTTATGCGCTCCGCTAGCTCTCGCCCAAAACATTACTTCAGAAACTTTCAATGGTCTAAGACTCAGAAATATTGGCCCTGCTACTATGAGTGGCCGGGTTGTTGACCTGGCTGTAGTTGAAAGTGACCCTTACACCTTCTATGTGGCCACAGCTACGGGAGGCATTTGGAAGACGACCAACAATGGCGTCAATTTTAAACCCGTCTTTGAAAGAGAAGCCACTCACTCTATTGGTGCCATCACCGTGCATCAAGCCTATCCAAACCATGTATGGGTCGGTACGGGAGAACGTGCCAACCGACAAAGTTCTGGCTGGGGAGATGGCGTATATAAGTCTTCTGACGGTGGTAAGTCCTGGACCAATGTAGGTTTAAAAGACTCACACCATGTGGGTAGAATTGCCCTTCATCCAACTGACACCAACACTGTGTACGTAGCTGCCATGGGACATTTATGGGGAGCAA
Coding sequences:
- a CDS encoding ABC transporter ATP-binding protein translates to MSQPIIQTHGLDFYFKDFKALDQINLKVPKGSIYGFLGPNGAGKTTTIRVLLDLFHPKVNQVKIFGKELRANKVEILGKVGALIENPSIYKHLSGRQNLEVIRKMVDVPKERIDEVLKIVRLMDNADKKAKNYSLGMCQRLGLAGALLTDPDLLILDEPTNGLDPSGIIEMRELIIELNKEHGKTIFLSSHILSEIEKLATDVAIIDQGKILYQGKLEGLHQDNSGLELIIETNEVSQAAEVLKSMNYTVSEHNGRSIHIPIGEKQEVAQINRALVDKNLDIYQLKTSEQNLESIFLNITKKLDQ
- a CDS encoding D-alanyl-D-alanine carboxypeptidase encodes the protein MKWPSFMIKRGFLISLLCLYCIGLNAQRYPKKKILKDLKELPGFENAFIGFTLYDPIKDKVIAEQYADQYMTPASVTKLFTYEAGKSYLPDTLPALEYVIKGDSLIFWSTGYPLTLHPGHPDSTVIDFLAESNKNLFYWPRPIEDERFGPGWGWDDYAGYYGAEKSLFPIYGNSIEVIIDSENRTYSTSPIYTGLRFTQSDSIGKRAKVSRDEFWNEFEIQYKELQDSDSITTDTLVRPFRYSNQLFLDLLGKASNKKIRHINDFERPNQFKTLNGVPSDSLYKWMLQPSDNLFAEQILMMVSGTLSDTLSTGRGILQDVGEVITHSHFTLKEKLIWKDGSGLSRYNMFKPNEIKDLLKSLDLNKMTELLPQGQKSGTLDEWYSPNVYAKTGTLSNNHSLAGYLRTDKGKTLIFVLMANHYTASTTTIRESFGIILEKIIKGF
- a CDS encoding sensor histidine kinase gives rise to the protein MSSLKKWLSLHHRQVTVVAIHVLAWVLYLSFYNTTYVQRVSSQTFTLLFLFSILLTDLPVFYYYYLRAIPRLLVGRKVWKFILITVVIVLNYPLSRYGLDYVFLWLYPENATPLSNIAAGEFQVVFFIRALAALFVVAMAGIGKFTFDWFENERIRRELENQNLSSELAFLKSQINPHFLFNTLNNIHTLAYKKSDGAPEAIMKLSDLMRYMIYESDVDFVPLEHEVQHLKSFVALQELRFKSEEIVDFSFEGDISRRQIAPLILLPFVENAFKHGFDLNRKGAIRIRLVVGTKLVYEVTNPLPPSGMSVNKDQVGGIGLENIKRRLDLIYKGKHTLSVNESSDSFKVTLTIK
- a CDS encoding ABC transporter permease, giving the protein MNAAIALKRGISAELYKFRRTFILWFLILGPAFIPVINLIIFLTRGEQVMANGGNPWQMILQFSIEPGNFLFPFFVMIVALFVNSIEHNSNTWKLIYTQPLSRGVIYLSKVKVFTVMIFMSLMLFGIFSVLVGQIVGALKPDLGFDQAFDKSLFFSLPFKVFLMTMGYASIQFWMSQRWKNLMLPLGIGIAGFISIMILAQGWKYAPYHPYGYQILGLGNVRDPEFQVWGNMEFVYRSLGLAVIIFLLGGVEKVRKRII
- a CDS encoding nitroreductase family protein, which produces MTENQDIKIIKGFEHVKYDHVHYSHEEMIARSQKFYKWMETRRSVRDFSDKPVPKEVIDNILLSASTAPSGAHKQPWTFCVVSNPEMKSKIREAAEKEEYESYTKRMSDEWLDDLKPMGTDWEKPFLEIAPYLIIVFKRPFEYETDGKKRQNYYVNESVGLAAGILITAIHDAGLVTLTHTPSPMNFLQKILDRPDNERAFLLLPVGYEADEVYVPNNRRKSLDEMAVFYD